The following are from one region of the Nicotiana tabacum cultivar K326 chromosome 3, ASM71507v2, whole genome shotgun sequence genome:
- the LOC107759589 gene encoding uncharacterized protein LOC107759589: protein MPPTTVIAAVLLLLQLFITATISAPIVGLDSFLAQQSRVDPTATNDSFLSLPSSLKKHLAHPSLNNPTTPSSLLSFQLSVPITVKLVGSNFSSSSKSQLSSFLSSAISSDQFHVITPFSYQPSHHLSISHSLHLDVSHSSNSLSSRLSETLKTHLSTVPSSFRSVLASVPHEIIDELIKQDYEKEKPINGIYIYILNLGSQSKPYAYSYTPGDPSPAFTKCLGTVWTGKDRYLWIDLGAGPVDYGPALSGDGVLPRGEFHPFASLHGRPKSQKALLSDLASLVWSAYQVLLVPSLRIPVPFENSLIVEFIHIHSNSDNKDSFGLDWKLIERNFMDEVNENGLLFGDQSLRFKKYEVNLAECPICSFAISRAATSYTSRYLFDNYTLIVSEYLDSKRLHQTLSESAEEFRKVAKLPEEDFAGRILPVYVFDLDVNTILLLDRYHQSVAFKDMVIAVRTKSTQTVSDYSCNGRHVFTQTRELERPLVGSILQSMWGVSPTHMVWSPRHNSTLVDYTWSIGQTPFGPFSEVSSLSFVQKDAARRNVLLTSLNYSITSALEVLGSIAAHGGERKLLKHNQLTEFMQRWNLFKYKLDKAVSALSHFDFEMALYYMRSSDHDIYAIHSLVYHASQELEASLDCFKDPPFPWGSVSMTAGVIIFLLYVWVKRDKFFSNKRKQF from the coding sequence ATGCCTCCGACCACCGTCATCGCCGCCGTCCTCCTCCTCCTTCAACTCTTCATCACCGCCACCATCTCCGCCCCAATCGTGGGACTAGACTCCTTCCTCGCTCAACAATCCCGGGTTGACCCGACTGCCACAAACGATTCATTCCTCTCCCTTCCTTCTTCCCTCAAAAAACACCTCGCCCACCCCTCCTTAAACAACCCAACCACTCCTTCTTCCCTCCTCTCGTTCCAACTCTCCGTCCCCATCACCGTCAAGCTCGTCGGCTCCAATTTCTCGTCCTCTTCCAAATCTCAGCTCTCTTCATTTCTCAGCTCTGCAATTTCTTCCGATCAGTTCCACGTCATCACCCCTTTCTCTTATCAACCATCTCATCATCTCTCTATTTCCCATTCCCTTCACCTTGACGTGTCGCATTCTTCTAATTCCCTTTCTTCACGTTTATCTGAAACCCTCAAAACTCACCTCTCCACTGTCCCTTCATCTTTCAGATCCGTGCTCGCCTCCGTCCCGCACGAGATCATCGATGAATTAATCAAACAGGACTATGAAAAAGAGAAACCAATTAATGggatttatatttatattctcaATTTGGGCTCCCAGTCAAAACCCTATGCTTACAGCTACACTCCTGGAGATCCGTCCCCGGCTTTCACTAAGTGTTTGGGCACTGTATGGACCGGAAAAGATCGGTATTTGTGGATTGATTTGGGGGCTGGCCCGGTTGATTATGGGCCTGCGTTGTCCGGCGATGGCGTGCTGCCACGTGGCGAGTTTCATCCGTTTGCTTCGTTGCACGGCCGCCCCAAGTCCCAAAAGGCACTGCTTTCGGATTTGGCGTCTTTGGTTTGGAGTGCTTATCAGGTTCTTCTTGTGCCCTCTTTGCGAATTCCTGTCCCGTTTGAGAATTCGTTAATTGTTGAGTTTATACATATACATAGTAATTCGGATAATAAGGATAGTTTTGGGTTAGATTGGAAGTTGATAGAGAGGAATTTCATGGATGAAGTAAATGAAAATGGGTTGTTGTTTGGTGATCAATCTTTGAGATTTAAGAAGTATGAGGTGAATTTAGCAGAGTGTCCTATTTGTTCTTTTGCCATTTCTAGGGCTGCTACTTCGTATACTTCTAGGTACTTGTTTGATAATTATACTCTGATTGTCAGTGAGTACCTGGACTCAAAGCGTTTACACCAGACATTGTCTGAATCGGCTGAGGAGTTTAGGAAGGTCGCTAAGCTTCCTGAGGAGGACTTTGCGGGAAGGATTCTTCCGGTTTATGTTTTTGATTTGGACGTTAATACGATTCTGTTGCTTGATCGTTATCATCAGTCCGTGGCCTTTAAGGATATGGTTATTGCAGTCAGGACGAAGAGTACGCAGACTGTGAGTGATTATAGTTGTAATGGGCGTCATGTGTTTACACAGACTCGCGAGTTGGAGAGACCCCTTGTAGGTTCCATCTTACAGAGCATGTGGGGTGTTTCCCCGACACATATGGTATGGAGCCCGAGACATAACAGTACTCTAGTTGACTATACGTGGAGCATTGGGCAGACACCATTTGGCCCATTTTCGGAGGTTTCTTCCTTGTCGTTTGTCCAGAAGGATGCTGCGAGGAGAAATGTGTTGCTGACATCGTTGAACTATAGTATTACTAGTGCTCTTGAGGTTCTTGGATCCATTGCTGCACATGGCGGGGAGAGAAAGCTTCTGAAGCATAATCAGCTTACTGAGTTCATGCAGCGGTGGAACTTGTTCAAGTACAAGCTAGACAAGGCAGTTTCAGCGCTATCACATTTTGACTTCGAAATGGCTCTGTATTACATGAGGTCGTCGGATCATGATATTTATGCCATTCATTCTCTTGTTTACCATGCTTCTCAAGAGCTGGAAGCATCGCTAGACTGTTTCAAGGACCCACCATTTCCCTGGGGGTCAGTTTCTATGACTGCTGGAGTTATAATTTTCCTTCTGTATGTTTGGGTAAAAAGAGATAAGTTCTTTTCCAACAAGCGAAAACAATTTTGA